In one Dehalococcoidia bacterium genomic region, the following are encoded:
- the priA gene encoding primosomal protein N', with translation MSYAEVSVNSPAGERQLFSYSIPESLNLVPGHAVWVPFGSRVLQGVVVELSEYPSVESVRPIDSLIQSEPLLSRTQLELARWISNYYLSPLFAAIALFLPPGFERQPITFLSVTDKAESDVSSLSDEQKQALKAIQREGTIGLKQLEKELGKKAAQRLSSQLINRGLITRSYQLERERVKAKRELYVKLIASPAEVEQTLAVLKRRAKKQAELLKYISQQSRPIPLAEVVGAGFSRTIINPLVQQGLISLVPVEIKREPIDYSRIAPSAPLNLTPAQSEALSAITQSLKSGKPGVFVLRGVTGSGKTEVYLQALAETMKLGKRGIALVPEIALTPQTIERFAGRFPHKVAVLHSKLSLGEQFDQWRDIQKGEYDVVVGPRGAVFAPQPDLGLIVIDEEHEWTYKQQEQAPRYHARTVALKLAELTGATVILGSATPDVETYYHAKTGDYTLLELPERLTPRPGSPMPDIELVDLREELKAGNRSMFSRPLREAIGQAVSYNEQVILFFNRRGSATFVQCRNCGFVVKCKRCQVPMSYHSAEEALVCHQCNRKEAVPTTCPRCFSRRIKFLGIGTQKLEEETAQGFPNARLLRWDSDVTRAKHSHAEIMDKLKSHQADILIGTQMVAKGLDLPQVTLVGVVSADTALNLPDFRAGERTFQLLSQVAGRAGRGEHPGRVIIQTYSPEHYAIQAVLKQDYEAFYNQEIAFRRELNEPPFSQLVRLTYVHVNEDACRDEAKRMKRRLEADIAGRGIIDLSLIGPAPAFIARLRGRYRWQLTLRGNQPERLLNNGAVPSGWAIDVDPVGLG, from the coding sequence TTGTCTTATGCCGAAGTCAGCGTCAACTCCCCTGCCGGCGAGCGTCAGCTTTTCAGTTACTCTATACCTGAGAGTCTCAACCTCGTCCCCGGCCACGCCGTGTGGGTGCCGTTCGGCAGCCGCGTCCTGCAGGGCGTCGTGGTCGAACTGTCCGAGTATCCTTCGGTCGAATCGGTGCGACCTATCGACAGCCTCATTCAGTCAGAGCCGCTGCTTTCCAGGACGCAACTTGAGCTAGCCCGCTGGATAAGCAATTACTACCTCTCACCCCTTTTCGCCGCCATCGCCCTCTTTCTGCCGCCGGGTTTCGAACGCCAGCCAATCACTTTCCTGAGCGTCACGGATAAAGCGGAGTCAGACGTTTCCAGCCTGAGCGACGAGCAAAAGCAAGCCTTAAAGGCGATACAACGAGAGGGAACAATCGGCCTGAAACAGCTCGAAAAGGAACTGGGAAAGAAGGCCGCGCAGAGGCTCTCTTCACAACTAATAAATCGAGGACTGATTACCCGAAGCTACCAGCTAGAGCGCGAGCGGGTAAAGGCGAAGCGGGAACTTTATGTCAAACTCATAGCCTCTCCGGCTGAGGTTGAACAAACACTCGCTGTCCTCAAACGGAGGGCTAAGAAGCAGGCTGAACTCCTGAAATACATCTCACAGCAAAGCCGTCCAATACCCCTCGCTGAGGTTGTCGGAGCCGGCTTCTCCCGTACGATAATTAACCCTCTAGTCCAACAGGGATTAATCAGCCTTGTACCCGTCGAGATAAAGCGCGAGCCCATAGATTATTCACGCATTGCACCATCAGCCCCCCTCAACCTGACGCCGGCGCAGAGCGAGGCGCTTTCGGCTATCACGCAGAGCCTCAAATCAGGTAAACCCGGCGTTTTCGTGCTGCGCGGCGTCACCGGCAGCGGCAAGACCGAAGTATACCTGCAGGCGCTAGCTGAGACGATGAAACTCGGCAAGCGCGGTATCGCCCTAGTCCCAGAGATAGCCCTCACCCCACAGACCATCGAGCGCTTCGCCGGCCGCTTCCCGCACAAAGTCGCCGTGCTGCACAGCAAACTCTCGCTGGGCGAGCAGTTCGACCAGTGGCGTGACATTCAAAAAGGCGAGTACGACGTCGTGGTGGGGCCGAGAGGCGCCGTCTTCGCCCCGCAGCCGGACCTCGGCCTCATCGTTATAGACGAGGAACACGAGTGGACGTATAAACAGCAGGAACAGGCTCCACGCTACCATGCCAGGACGGTCGCCCTCAAGCTGGCGGAGCTGACGGGAGCCACCGTTATACTGGGCAGCGCCACGCCGGACGTGGAGACTTATTACCACGCCAAAACAGGTGATTACACGCTGCTTGAACTCCCCGAGCGCCTGACTCCCCGCCCCGGTTCGCCCATGCCGGACATCGAGCTGGTGGACCTGAGGGAGGAATTAAAAGCGGGCAACCGCAGCATGTTCAGCCGCCCCCTGCGCGAGGCCATCGGGCAGGCAGTCAGCTATAACGAGCAGGTAATACTGTTTTTCAACCGCCGCGGCAGCGCCACCTTCGTGCAGTGCCGCAACTGCGGGTTTGTCGTCAAATGCAAGCGCTGCCAGGTACCGATGAGCTACCACTCAGCCGAAGAGGCGCTGGTGTGCCACCAGTGCAACCGCAAGGAAGCAGTGCCCACCACCTGCCCGCGCTGTTTCAGTCGCAGGATAAAGTTCCTGGGCATCGGCACGCAGAAACTGGAGGAGGAGACGGCGCAAGGCTTCCCCAATGCGAGATTGCTGCGCTGGGACAGCGATGTGACGCGCGCCAAACATTCGCACGCTGAGATTATGGACAAGCTCAAGAGCCATCAGGCCGATATACTCATCGGCACGCAGATGGTGGCCAAGGGACTCGACCTGCCGCAGGTGACGCTGGTAGGCGTGGTCAGCGCCGATACCGCCCTCAACCTGCCCGATTTCCGCGCCGGGGAACGCACTTTTCAACTGCTGTCGCAGGTGGCGGGGCGCGCCGGGCGCGGCGAGCATCCAGGGCGCGTCATCATACAAACCTATTCGCCCGAGCACTACGCCATACAAGCGGTGCTCAAGCAGGACTACGAGGCTTTCTATAACCAGGAGATAGCCTTCAGGCGTGAACTAAACGAGCCGCCCTTCTCGCAACTGGTGCGCTTGACCTACGTCCACGTCAACGAAGACGCCTGTAGAGATGAGGCCAAGCGCATGAAACGCCGGCTTGAGGCGGACATCGCGGGGCGGGGCATTATAGACCTGAGCCTTATCGGCCCGGCGCCGGCCTTTATCGCCCGGCTGCGGGGGCGCTACCGCTGGCAGCTAACCCTGCGCGGCAACCAGCCGGAGAGGTTGCTAAATAACGGTGCTGTTCCGTCGGGCTGGGCCATAGACGTGGACCCGGTGGGACTTGGGTAA
- a CDS encoding 50S ribosomal protein L19 has translation MVADTKKKATKEVKEKKVVIKKEPIPQLTAGDNIKVSMRIVEGDKERIQMFQGVVIKIHHSADGGNFTVRRVAYGVGVERTFPYASPLVARVELVRHGKVRRARLFYLRNLSGKAARIKEKRLSKEKLAMIEAAGASEIEELPVMETPVAEAPAEGAPAATAPETEVKAE, from the coding sequence ATGGTCGCCGATACCAAGAAGAAAGCCACCAAGGAAGTCAAAGAGAAAAAGGTCGTCATCAAGAAAGAACCCATCCCCCAGCTTACCGCTGGTGATAACATTAAGGTCAGCATGCGCATCGTCGAAGGCGACAAAGAGCGCATCCAGATGTTCCAGGGTGTGGTCATCAAGATTCACCATTCCGCCGACGGCGGCAACTTCACCGTGCGCCGCGTGGCTTACGGCGTGGGCGTGGAGCGCACCTTCCCCTATGCCTCACCGCTGGTAGCCCGCGTCGAGCTGGTGCGCCACGGCAAGGTGCGCAGAGCGCGCCTGTTCTACCTGCGCAACCTTTCCGGCAAGGCCGCCCGCATCAAGGAAAAGCGGCTGAGCAAGGAAAAGCTGGCTATGATAGAGGCCGCCGGCGCTTCCGAGATAGAGGAACTGCCTGTGATGGAAACCCCCGTGGCTGAAGCCCCTGCCGAGGGCGCTCCCGCCGCTACCGCACCTGAAACCGAAGTCAAGGCTGAATAA
- the trmD gene encoding tRNA (guanosine(37)-N1)-methyltransferase TrmD, with amino-acid sequence MRIDILTLFPQLFESPLQSAIFQRARDKGLACFNIYNIRDYTHDKHHVVDDYPFGGGAGMLLKPEPVFEALEDVLKDRQPDEEPIPVILMTPQGKPFSQPMAYKLAEHKRLVILCGHYEGVDERVREHIVTEEISIGDYVLSGGELPALVVADAVVRLIPGVLGSEESAAADSHSDGLLEHPQYTRPADFRSWKVPEILLSGNHAKIAAWRREQSLLRTAERRPELLDRASLTAREKKMLQSRAENESKPSRPGADFSFPDE; translated from the coding sequence ATGCGTATAGACATACTCACACTCTTCCCGCAGCTTTTCGAATCACCGCTCCAGAGCGCCATCTTCCAGCGCGCCAGAGACAAGGGCCTCGCCTGCTTCAATATATATAATATCCGCGACTACACCCACGACAAGCACCACGTGGTGGACGACTACCCGTTCGGCGGCGGGGCGGGCATGCTGCTCAAGCCCGAGCCCGTATTCGAAGCCCTCGAAGACGTGCTCAAGGACCGTCAACCGGATGAAGAACCCATCCCCGTCATCCTGATGACGCCGCAGGGCAAGCCTTTCTCGCAGCCAATGGCCTATAAGCTGGCGGAGCACAAGCGTCTGGTTATCCTCTGCGGGCACTACGAGGGCGTGGACGAACGCGTGCGCGAGCACATTGTCACCGAGGAAATAAGCATAGGAGATTATGTCCTCTCAGGCGGGGAACTCCCGGCGCTGGTGGTGGCCGACGCCGTGGTGCGCCTTATCCCCGGCGTTCTGGGCTCCGAGGAATCCGCCGCGGCGGACTCGCACTCTGACGGCCTGCTGGAACATCCCCAGTACACCCGCCCCGCCGACTTCCGCAGCTGGAAGGTCCCCGAGATTCTGTTATCGGGCAACCACGCCAAAATCGCCGCCTGGCGCCGCGAACAATCGCTTTTGAGGACGGCGGAACGCCGCCCTGAACTGCTGGACAGAGCCAGCCTGACGGCCAGAGAGAAGAAGATGCTCCAGTCGCGGGCGGAGAATGAGAGCAAACCGAGCCGGCCCGGGGCCGACTTCAGCTTTCCCGACGAATGA
- the mraZ gene encoding transcriptional regulator MraZ, which yields MFLGEFEYRIDDKGRMPFPPRFRPYFKDGIIVAPGQEKCLSVYTIAEWKKMADKLEAGGLPPSKLRKINRALFATAFHTTIDAQGRINLPTTLRQYAGLNEDIVVAGANSYIELWDKAAWDAEKNTDLADAWQIIESLERH from the coding sequence ATGTTTCTGGGCGAATTTGAATACCGTATAGACGACAAGGGGCGCATGCCGTTTCCGCCCCGTTTCCGTCCTTACTTCAAGGACGGAATTATAGTCGCGCCCGGCCAGGAAAAGTGCCTTTCAGTTTACACCATCGCCGAGTGGAAGAAAATGGCGGACAAGCTGGAAGCCGGCGGACTGCCGCCCAGCAAGCTGCGCAAGATAAACCGCGCCCTCTTCGCCACCGCTTTCCATACCACCATCGATGCCCAGGGCCGCATCAACCTGCCGACGACGCTGCGCCAGTATGCCGGTCTGAATGAGGACATTGTCGTCGCCGGAGCCAACAGCTATATCGAGCTGTGGGACAAGGCCGCCTGGGATGCCGAGAAGAACACTGACCTGGCTGATGCCTGGCAGATAATCGAAAGCCTGGAAAGGCACTAG